A genomic region of Zea mays cultivar B73 chromosome 6, Zm-B73-REFERENCE-NAM-5.0, whole genome shotgun sequence contains the following coding sequences:
- the LOC100283133 gene encoding uncharacterized protein LOC100283133, whose product MALAAIYNLFIINKSGGLIYYKDYGSAGRMDTNDSLRLASLWHSMHAISQQLSPTPGCTGIDLLQAHNFDLHCFQSLTGTKFFVVCETGAPNMEMLLKVIYELYTDFVLKNPFYEMEMPIRCELFDHNLAQMIQKDRVALLGR is encoded by the exons ATGGCACTAGCGGCTATCTATAACCTTTTCATCATTAACAAATCAGGCGGCCTTATATActacaag GACTATGGTTCAGCAGGGAGGATGGATACCAATGACAGTCTAAGATTAGCAAGTCTGTGGCATTCGATGCATGCTATCTCCCAGCAACTCTCCCCTACCCCTGGCTGTACTGGCATTGATCTCTTACAAGCTCATAACTTTGATCTCCATTGCTTTCAATCCCTCACAG GGACAAAATTTTTCGTTGTATGCGAAACTGGAGCTCCAAACATGGAAATGCTGCTGAAAGTGATTTATGAGCTGTACACGGACTTCGTTTTGAAGAATCCGTTCTATGAGATGGAGATGCCGATCCGGTGTGAGCTGTTTGATCACAACCTGGCTCAGATGATCCAGAAGGACCGTGTTGCGCTTCTGGGTCGGTGA
- the LOC118472197 gene encoding uncharacterized protein has protein sequence MSTISDAADSAPVLCPFATINIMLHVPMTLELKPSNYTKWSTTFQATCGKFGLLHHLSTSRPTDAAWAQADFCVRGWMYNTTSDAVLNLAMTDSTQTASALWKAIGEVFQANKAPRAIFLNHEFHSMTQGDLSIDAYCVRMKEKADELRDVGQPVSEPNLVLNLLRGLNEVYSGVADNIAGQQPLTLATARHQLLLKELRLQNDEKTRAAAALLANVGGSQQQHQQGARRPNTKKGGHQPFYNTSGSFSNNSGNTSTNKRVPWGFNPWIGERVAPGERVTPPGQRRQEGSGAQAGRTLGILGSSPQAHTAFAPLQASSSSSNTSTSTWDAAGLIAALQNMQLQGNSPWVVDSGASTHMTSSDGSQDGTRDSLL, from the exons ATGAGCACCATCTCCGATGCTGCCGATTCTGCTCCTGTCCTCTGCCCCTTTGCCACCATCAACATCATGCTCCACGTCCCCATGACCCTGGAGTTGAAACCTTCCAACTACACCAAGTGGTCGACGACGTTTCAGGCCACGTGTGGGAAATTTGGGCTGCTGCATCACCTCTCCACCTCGCGCCCCACCGATGCGGCATGGGCACAGGCTGACTTCTGCGTCCGCGGATGGATGTACAACACCACCTCCGACGCCGTCCTCAACCTCGCCATGACCGACAGCACCCAGACGGCGAGCGCCCTTTGGAAGGCCATCGGCGAGGTGTTCCAGGCAAACAAAGCTCCCCGCGCCATCTTCCTGAATCACGAGTTTCACTCGATGACTCAGGGGGACCTGTCCATTGACGCCTACTGCGTTCGCATGAAGGAGAAGGCCGACGAACTACGCGACGTTGGGCAGCCCGTATCTGAGCCCAACCTCGTCCTCAACCTGCTGCGTGGACTTAACGAGGTCTACTCCGGCGTCGCCGACAACATCGCCGGACAGCAGCCCCTCACCCTCGCCACCGCACGCCATCAGCTACTCCTCAAAGAGCTGCGGCTGCAGAACGACGAGAAGACGCGTGCTGCTGCTGCCCTCCTAGCTAATGTTGGTGGTtcgcagcagcagcaccagcaggGCGCCCGGCGCCCTAATACCAAAAAAGGCGGCCACCAGCCCTTCTACAACACCTCTGGTAGCTTCTCCAACAACTCCGGCAACACCAGCACCAACAAACGTGTTCCCTGGGGCTTTAATCCCTGGATTGGCGAACGTGTGGCCCCTGGAGAGCGCGTCACCCCTCCTGGACAGCGCCGCCAGGAAGGTTCTGGTGCCCAGGCTGGGCGCACCCTGGGCATTCTCGGGTCTTCCCCGCAGGCCCACACCGCCTTCGCTCCACTCCAGGCGTCCTCCAGCAGCTCCAACACCTCCACCAGCACCTGGGATGCAGCAGGCCTCATCGCTGCCCTGCAAAACATGCAACTTCAGGGCAACTCGCCCTGGGTTGTTGACTCCGGCGCCTCTACGCACATGACGTCCTCGGATG GATCTCAGGACGGAACGCGTGATTCTCTGTTGTAA